From Aptenodytes patagonicus chromosome 1, bAptPat1.pri.cur, whole genome shotgun sequence, one genomic window encodes:
- the LIPT2 gene encoding octanoyl-[acyl-carrier-protein]:protein N-octanoyltransferase LIPT2, mitochondrial, with translation MSRGPVRVLRLGLRPYAEALRVQERCVGAARAARAGPGPGPGPGPGPGPGLGPAESVVLSEPAEPVYAWGLRGAPEAEAAARLRARGAGLAAARRGGRITFHGPGQLLAFPVLDLRRRRLPLRGYVAALEALVLRLCRRLGLAAARALPPPFTGVWMGDSKLCAIGVHCGNHITSHGLALNCCTDLTWFDHIIPCGLEGKGVTSLSRELGRHVTVDHVLQPFLDSFQEVFDCTLVFSEDPGD, from the exons ATGTCGCGGGGGCCGGTGCGGGTGCTGCGGCTGGGGCTGCGGCCCTACGCCGAGGCGCTGCGGGTGCAGGAGCGCTGCGtgggggcggcgcgggcggcgcgggccggccccggccccggccccggccccggccccggccccggccccggcctcggccccgcgGAGAGCGTGGTGCTGAGCGAGCCGGCGGAGCCCGTCTACgcctgggggctgcggggcgccccggaggcggaggcggcggcgcggctgcgggcgcggggcgcggggctggcggcggcgcggcgcggcgggcggatCACCTTCCACGGGCCCGGGCAGCTCCTCGCCTTCCCCGTCCTCgacctgcgccgccgccgcctcccgctgcgCGGGTACGTGGCGGCGCTGGAGGCGCTGGTCCTGCGGCTCTGCCGCCGCCTCGGCCtggccgccgcccgcgccctcccgccgccctTCACCGGCGTCTGGATGGGCGACAGCAAGCTCTGCGCCATCG GGGTGCACTGCGGGAACCACATCACCTCCCACGGGCTGGCGCTGAACTGCTGCACCGACCTCACCTGGTTCGACCACATCATCCCCTGCGGGCTGGAGGGGAAAGGCGTCACCTCGCTCAGCCGCGAGCTGGGGCGGCACGTCACCGTCGACCATGTCCTCCAGCCCTTCCTCGACTCCTTCCAGGAGGTGTTCGACTGCACCTTGGTCTTTTCGGAAGACCCCGGGGACTAG
- the KCNE3 gene encoding potassium voltage-gated channel subfamily E member 3 isoform X2: MGTCSRWVPGAGGDVAVVRAGGVGSSEIAAPAAASTWARSSRPGRRDAATLGSRWHRGPCPSMQTYRLGEDMEEDNVTETWHQSLQAVLNALNQTLHGVILCPADRPATTAAAARNASARAGRPGRNDNAYMYILFVMTLFAATVGSLILGYTRSRKVDKHSDPYHIYIKNRVSMI, from the exons ATGGGGACCTGTTCCCGCTGGGTCCCTGGTGCTGGAGGAGATGTCGCCGTGGTCCGTGCAGGCGGCGTCGGCTCCTCCGAAATCGCTGCCCCGGCTGCAGCATCCACATGGGCTCGCAGCAGCCGTCCCGGGCGAAGGGACGCGGCCACCCTGGGGTCCCGATGGCACCGGGGTCCGTGCCCATCAATGCAAACCTATAG GCTGGGCGAGGACATGGAGGAGGACAACGTGACGGAGACCTGGCACCAAAGCCTCCAGGCGGTGCTTAATGCCTTGAACCAGACGCTGCATGGGGTCATCCTCTGCCCTGCCGACCGCCCTGCCACCACCGCTGCTGCCGCACGCAACGCCAGCGCCCGTGCCGGCCGTCCCGGCCGCAACGACAACGCCTACATGTACATCCTCTTCGTCATGACGCTCTTCGCCGCCACGGTGGGGAGCCTCATCCTGGGCTACACCCGCTCCCGCAAAGTGGACAAGCACAGCGACCCATACCACATCTACATCAAGAACAGGGTCTCCATGATCTGA
- the KCNE3 gene encoding potassium voltage-gated channel subfamily E member 3 isoform X1, with protein MEEDNVTETWHQSLQAVLNALNQTLHGVILCPADRPATTAAAARNASARAGRPGRNDNAYMYILFVMTLFAATVGSLILGYTRSRKVDKHSDPYHIYIKNRVSMI; from the coding sequence ATGGAGGAGGACAACGTGACGGAGACCTGGCACCAAAGCCTCCAGGCGGTGCTTAATGCCTTGAACCAGACGCTGCATGGGGTCATCCTCTGCCCTGCCGACCGCCCTGCCACCACCGCTGCTGCCGCACGCAACGCCAGCGCCCGTGCCGGCCGTCCCGGCCGCAACGACAACGCCTACATGTACATCCTCTTCGTCATGACGCTCTTCGCCGCCACGGTGGGGAGCCTCATCCTGGGCTACACCCGCTCCCGCAAAGTGGACAAGCACAGCGACCCATACCACATCTACATCAAGAACAGGGTCTCCATGATCTGA